The proteins below are encoded in one region of Pelagibacterium flavum:
- a CDS encoding helicase-related protein: MNAIVSQAVKAVLGPTNTGKTHYAIERMLAYRSGVIGLPLRLLAREVYNRVVERAGESSVALVTGEERIVPKAARYWVATVEAMPTDMMADFVAIDEIQTATDFDRGHVFTDRLLHARGRAETLLLGAQTMEPVIRRLLPHADITFRPRFSQLSWAGSRKISRLPRRSAIVAFSASEVYAIAELLRRERGGAAVVMGSLSPRTRNAQVDLFQNGDVEFLVATDAIGMGLNLDVTHVAFASDSKYDGRQFRPLTPAEIGQIAGRAGRHMRDGTFGVTGGTDSFDEETIAALEAHDFAPVKQLQWRNRDLDFSSLSALHNSLEVTPEHPALTRVPVATDQRALEFLLRREEGQLANSRERVEMAWACCQIPDFRDISPAAHGEIVTRVFSGLALAGRIDADWIAEQVRFCDNTVGDIDTLSNRIRQIRTWTFISNRRNWLEDPTHWQKTTRAIEDALSDALHERLIQRFVDRRTSVLMRHLRDKQMVSPEITEKGELAIEGHVIGTIEGFRFTLSRIDGEADSKNLRTAATSVVAPEIARRADRLAGAPNEEFVLATDGVIRWRGELVAELAEGATLFAPRVIILADESLSSPDLEKVEDRLSLWLRHHINTQLEQVIALLEPAELEGAARGIAFRLAENLGIIARPEIAEEVKGLDQDTRAKLRKLGVKFGAHHIYLPLTLKPAPRELALILWGLKHGGVRQPGISELPHIILSGRTSFPIDPTFDRRLYEVAGFKVAGERIVRVDILERLADIIRPLVAYDANRPVDTPPPEGAAEANGFRVTVEMTSLLGCAGEDFASILKSLGYRLRRTPKAPAETTPAEAPETPSADVAHAEAAPATPLAEAALEGAPVEAVTEAVTDESVPAPEATADAEPAPVPAESDAATPAEPEFDEVWFPAGRRPERTRPERGKREGNRPPRPGGQQRFKGKGGKSGQPGKGGHHDNRGHENRGNDRPRPERREKPIDPDSPFAALAALKTRK; the protein is encoded by the coding sequence ATGAACGCAATTGTATCCCAGGCCGTAAAGGCCGTGCTCGGCCCAACCAATACGGGCAAAACCCACTATGCCATCGAGCGCATGCTGGCCTATCGCTCGGGCGTTATCGGCCTGCCGCTGCGCCTTTTGGCGCGCGAGGTCTATAACCGGGTCGTCGAACGGGCCGGGGAATCATCGGTCGCGCTGGTCACTGGTGAAGAGCGCATCGTGCCCAAGGCCGCCCGTTACTGGGTCGCCACGGTCGAGGCCATGCCCACCGACATGATGGCCGATTTTGTGGCCATAGACGAAATTCAGACCGCCACCGATTTCGATCGCGGTCACGTCTTTACCGACCGCCTGCTGCATGCACGCGGTCGCGCCGAAACCCTGCTCTTGGGCGCCCAGACCATGGAGCCGGTCATCCGACGCCTTTTGCCCCACGCCGACATCACCTTCCGCCCACGCTTTTCCCAGCTGAGCTGGGCCGGTTCGCGAAAGATCTCGCGCCTGCCGCGCCGCTCGGCCATCGTCGCCTTTTCCGCCTCGGAAGTTTACGCGATTGCCGAACTGTTGCGCCGCGAGCGTGGCGGAGCGGCCGTTGTCATGGGCTCGCTCTCCCCGCGCACCCGCAACGCCCAGGTCGATTTGTTCCAGAACGGCGATGTCGAATTTCTCGTCGCTACTGACGCCATCGGCATGGGGCTCAATCTCGACGTCACCCATGTCGCCTTTGCCTCCGATTCCAAATATGACGGCCGGCAGTTCCGCCCCCTGACTCCTGCCGAAATCGGCCAGATCGCCGGGCGCGCCGGACGCCACATGCGCGACGGAACGTTTGGTGTGACCGGCGGCACCGATTCCTTTGACGAGGAAACCATTGCCGCCCTCGAAGCCCATGATTTCGCGCCCGTCAAACAGCTTCAGTGGCGCAATCGCGATCTTGATTTTTCGTCCCTTTCGGCGCTGCACAACAGCCTGGAGGTCACGCCCGAGCACCCGGCCCTCACCCGCGTCCCCGTCGCCACCGACCAGCGGGCCCTCGAATTTCTCCTCCGCCGCGAAGAAGGACAACTGGCCAATTCGCGTGAACGGGTCGAGATGGCCTGGGCTTGCTGCCAGATCCCCGATTTCCGCGACATTTCTCCCGCCGCCCATGGGGAAATCGTCACCCGCGTATTTTCCGGCCTTGCATTAGCTGGACGGATAGACGCTGATTGGATTGCCGAGCAGGTCAGGTTCTGCGACAATACGGTTGGCGACATCGATACGCTGTCCAACCGAATCCGCCAGATTCGGACCTGGACCTTCATTTCTAACCGCAGGAACTGGCTGGAAGACCCCACTCACTGGCAGAAAACGACCCGAGCGATCGAGGACGCTTTGTCCGACGCCCTGCACGAAAGGCTTATCCAGCGTTTCGTCGACCGGCGGACCAGTGTGCTGATGCGTCATCTTAGAGACAAGCAGATGGTATCACCAGAAATCACCGAAAAAGGCGAACTTGCGATCGAAGGCCATGTCATCGGCACGATCGAAGGGTTCCGATTCACGCTCTCGCGCATCGACGGCGAAGCCGATTCCAAAAACCTGCGCACCGCGGCCACCTCCGTCGTCGCTCCGGAAATCGCCCGGCGCGCGGACCGCCTGGCTGGCGCTCCCAATGAGGAGTTCGTGCTGGCGACCGATGGCGTGATCCGCTGGCGCGGTGAATTGGTTGCCGAACTGGCCGAAGGCGCAACGCTTTTTGCCCCCCGCGTCATCATCCTGGCCGATGAAAGTCTTTCGAGCCCTGATCTCGAAAAGGTCGAGGATCGGCTTTCGCTCTGGCTGCGCCACCACATCAACACCCAGCTTGAACAGGTCATTGCCCTGCTCGAACCGGCCGAACTCGAAGGCGCCGCCCGCGGCATTGCTTTCCGGCTGGCCGAAAATCTGGGCATCATTGCGCGCCCCGAAATCGCTGAAGAGGTCAAAGGTCTCGATCAGGACACCCGCGCCAAGCTGCGCAAGCTCGGCGTGAAATTTGGTGCCCACCATATCTATCTGCCCCTGACCCTCAAGCCCGCCCCGCGTGAGCTGGCTCTGATCCTTTGGGGGCTCAAACATGGCGGCGTGCGCCAGCCGGGCATTTCCGAATTGCCCCACATTATCCTCTCGGGCCGCACCTCCTTCCCCATCGATCCCACTTTCGACCGCCGCCTATACGAGGTCGCGGGCTTCAAGGTCGCCGGCGAGCGCATCGTGCGCGTCGATATCCTCGAGCGCCTCGCCGACATCATTCGCCCGCTCGTCGCCTATGACGCCAACCGCCCCGTCGATACGCCGCCGCCCGAAGGCGCCGCCGAGGCCAACGGCTTCCGGGTCACCGTCGAAATGACCTCGCTTTTGGGCTGTGCTGGCGAGGACTTTGCCTCGATTCTGAAATCCTTGGGCTACCGCCTTCGCCGCACCCCCAAGGCGCCGGCCGAAACAACGCCCGCTGAGGCGCCAGAAACGCCTTCTGCTGATGTCGCTCACGCCGAAGCCGCACCTGCCACACCCCTGGCCGAAGCGGCGCTCGAAGGGGCTCCCGTCGAGGCGGTGACCGAAGCCGTCACTGACGAGTCCGTGCCCGCTCCCGAGGCAACCGCCGATGCCGAACCCGCACCGGTGCCTGCCGAATCTGATGCAGCGACACCCGCCGAACCCGAGTTCGACGAAGTGTGGTTCCCGGCCGGTCGCCGTCCCGAGCGCACCCGTCCCGAACGCGGCAAGCGTGAGGGCAATCGTCCTCCGCGCCCCGGGGGCCAGCAGCGTTTCAAGGGCAAGGGCGGAAAATCGGGCCAACCCGGCAAGGGCGGACATCATGACAATCGTGGCCATGAGAACCGTGGAAACGATCGGCCCCGCCCCGAACGCCGCGAAAAGCCCATCGATCCCGATTCGCCCTTTGCAGCGCTCGCCGCGCTCAAGACCCGCAAATAG
- a CDS encoding AAA family ATPase, with protein MSEKFVVISGCSGGGKSTLLTELGARGFATVEEPGRRIVAQEMAGAGLALPWIDMAAFARKAMALALEDRARVEDQQSWVFFDRGLVDAAAALDAAGPDGLDRALIEANRYHRTVFLTPPWREIYVTDSERQHGFAEAVAEYERLEGAYPALGYDVVVLPKTGVSARADFILDALCD; from the coding sequence ATGAGCGAGAAATTTGTGGTGATTTCGGGCTGTTCGGGTGGGGGCAAGTCTACCCTGCTGACCGAACTAGGCGCGCGCGGCTTTGCGACGGTCGAGGAGCCCGGACGCCGGATTGTTGCCCAAGAGATGGCCGGTGCCGGGCTTGCTTTACCGTGGATCGACATGGCTGCGTTTGCGCGAAAGGCCATGGCGCTGGCGCTGGAGGATCGGGCGCGGGTCGAGGACCAGCAGAGTTGGGTGTTTTTCGACAGGGGGCTGGTCGATGCCGCCGCGGCGCTTGATGCGGCGGGCCCGGACGGCTTGGATCGCGCTCTAATAGAAGCGAATCGCTATCATCGGACGGTTTTTCTGACCCCGCCCTGGCGCGAGATTTATGTGACCGATTCCGAACGCCAGCATGGGTTTGCGGAGGCGGTTGCCGAGTATGAGCGGTTGGAGGGGGCTTATCCGGCGCTTGGTTATGATGTTGTCGTTCTTCCCAAGACCGGTGTTTCCGCGCGGGCCGACTTCATTCTGGACGCGCTTTGCGACTGA
- a CDS encoding ArsR/SmtB family transcription factor, producing the protein MREISRIVPDPKALKALTHPDRLKMLGILRMEGPQTATTLAERLGLNSGATSYHLRQLAEHGFIEADEARGNRRDRWWKARHEATMIEPAEAEPGEAYDASMAMMQSVVSHHAAAMQRAHEGFADLPQDWKKAQTFSDYTIAMSAEAAQALVSEIHALLMQHKAEAPAPGEELPEGWRPFTVHLHGFPYRPFGKGEDK; encoded by the coding sequence ATGCGTGAAATTTCCAGAATCGTACCCGATCCAAAAGCGCTCAAGGCGCTGACCCATCCCGACCGGCTCAAGATGCTCGGCATATTGCGCATGGAGGGTCCCCAGACCGCTACGACGCTGGCTGAACGGCTGGGGCTCAATTCGGGGGCGACGAGCTATCATCTGCGGCAGCTGGCCGAGCACGGGTTCATCGAAGCCGATGAGGCGCGTGGCAACAGGCGCGACCGGTGGTGGAAGGCGCGGCACGAAGCCACGATGATCGAACCCGCCGAGGCCGAGCCCGGCGAAGCCTACGACGCCAGCATGGCGATGATGCAATCGGTGGTCAGCCACCACGCGGCGGCGATGCAGCGGGCCCATGAAGGGTTTGCCGATCTGCCCCAGGACTGGAAGAAGGCGCAGACCTTTTCCGATTACACCATCGCGATGTCTGCCGAGGCGGCGCAGGCGTTGGTGAGCGAGATCCACGCGCTTTTGATGCAGCACAAGGCCGAGGCGCCCGCGCCGGGTGAGGAATTGCCCGAGGGCTGGCGGCCCTTCACGGTGCATCTGCATGGCTTCCCCTATCGGCCCTTCGGCAAGGGAGAGGACAAATGA
- a CDS encoding MFS transporter, whose protein sequence is MSGRGDFFALVVAQTFSISGTRLSVIAIPWLVLSITGDPVLTGLVVFAEMAPYVLAKALGGPLIDRVGPRRVSVLGDFFGLFAVGAIPLLAAFDLLSVPLLFPLVALVGLLQGPADAAKHALVPLVARRGKLPLERVTGVVGTIERLASTVGAGAAGALVALVGPAMALSFNAVTLGFAAAILLLGVRPGTREIPEATEPKPETSYGSELKEGFAFLRGDVVLVGIAVMVAVTNLLDQAYAAVLVPVWAQNSGRGAETLGLVFAVMSGFSVLGAMVATALGEKMPRLPVYVGAFMIISLPRFAVFAFDAPLMGILATLALAGFASGFLNPIISAVILERIPEKLIGRVSSLVTASAWAFMPFGGIFGGALIAGLGLSAAFFVAGVCYLAMTLMPLVFKGFRGFSERPLEAGRARAI, encoded by the coding sequence ATGAGCGGACGGGGTGATTTTTTCGCGCTGGTCGTCGCGCAGACCTTTTCGATTTCGGGCACCCGGCTATCGGTGATCGCCATTCCCTGGCTGGTCCTGAGCATAACCGGCGATCCGGTTCTGACCGGGCTCGTGGTGTTCGCCGAAATGGCGCCCTATGTGCTGGCCAAGGCACTGGGCGGGCCATTGATCGACCGGGTCGGGCCGCGGCGGGTCTCGGTCCTGGGAGATTTTTTCGGACTGTTTGCGGTGGGGGCGATACCGCTTCTGGCTGCTTTCGATCTGCTTAGCGTACCGTTGCTGTTTCCGCTCGTGGCGCTGGTCGGGCTGTTGCAGGGGCCGGCCGACGCGGCAAAGCACGCGCTGGTGCCGCTGGTGGCGCGGCGCGGCAAGCTGCCACTCGAGCGGGTGACCGGCGTTGTGGGCACCATCGAGCGGCTGGCCTCGACAGTTGGAGCGGGCGCTGCGGGGGCCCTGGTGGCACTGGTCGGGCCGGCCATGGCGCTCAGTTTCAACGCCGTGACCCTTGGCTTTGCGGCGGCGATTCTGTTGCTCGGGGTCCGGCCGGGAACGCGGGAGATTCCCGAAGCGACAGAGCCCAAACCTGAGACCAGCTATGGCAGCGAACTTAAGGAAGGATTTGCCTTCTTGCGCGGCGATGTGGTGCTGGTGGGGATCGCTGTGATGGTGGCGGTCACCAATCTGCTCGATCAGGCATATGCTGCTGTTCTGGTGCCGGTCTGGGCGCAGAACAGCGGGCGCGGGGCCGAAACGCTGGGGCTCGTCTTTGCGGTCATGTCGGGGTTTTCCGTGCTGGGCGCCATGGTGGCCACAGCGCTGGGCGAAAAGATGCCGAGGCTGCCGGTTTATGTGGGAGCCTTCATGATCATTTCTTTGCCGCGCTTTGCGGTCTTCGCATTCGATGCGCCGCTCATGGGCATTCTTGCAACGCTTGCGTTGGCCGGTTTCGCCTCGGGGTTTTTGAACCCCATTATTTCGGCGGTGATCCTGGAACGGATACCGGAAAAGCTGATCGGGCGCGTCTCATCGCTGGTCACGGCCTCGGCCTGGGCGTTCATGCCGTTCGGGGGAATTTTCGGAGGAGCGCTGATCGCCGGGCTGGGGCTTTCGGCGGCGTTCTTTGTGGCGGGGGTTTGTTATCTGGCGATGACGTTGATGCCGCTGGTGTTCAAAGGGTTTCGTGGGTTTTCGGAGCGACCGCTGGAGGCTGGCCGAGCGCGCGCAATTTAA
- a CDS encoding DUF3108 domain-containing protein produces MKRLSLSSLALGALLVFGLAAPAAAQQQGSIASYIVSIGGINVSTVDIRFGLEGSSYQLDVVADVTGLAQVVAQGSGAVNSGGAITATGLQSSRFYLETRTANERFALQTTYSGGNASVGDVTPPLSENPDRVPVDASHRSGVNDPLAAFILRGQALDGTLCNRTLRIYTGIERFDMPLSFVETTTATSTRTAYQGPVVLCAMRYVPVSGHFETSEITAYLRDSNRMLVWYMPLRDSGFFIPYRVLMGSSFGDISMVLVGLS; encoded by the coding sequence GTGAAACGCCTTTCCCTTTCTTCTCTCGCCCTCGGTGCCCTCCTCGTTTTCGGCCTTGCAGCGCCCGCCGCCGCGCAGCAGCAGGGATCGATTGCCTCCTATATCGTCTCGATCGGCGGCATCAACGTTTCCACGGTCGATATAAGGTTCGGCCTCGAAGGCTCAAGCTATCAGCTTGACGTCGTCGCCGACGTCACCGGGCTTGCCCAGGTTGTGGCGCAAGGCTCAGGCGCCGTCAATTCGGGCGGTGCGATCACCGCCACCGGCCTGCAGTCGAGCCGCTTCTATCTCGAAACCCGCACCGCCAACGAGCGCTTCGCGCTCCAGACCACCTATTCGGGCGGCAACGCCTCGGTCGGCGACGTCACCCCGCCCCTGAGCGAGAACCCGGACCGCGTCCCGGTCGACGCCTCCCACCGCTCCGGTGTCAACGACCCGCTCGCCGCCTTCATCCTGCGCGGCCAGGCCCTCGACGGAACGCTCTGCAACCGCACCCTGCGCATCTATACCGGCATCGAGCGCTTCGATATGCCTTTAAGCTTTGTCGAAACCACCACCGCCACCTCGACCCGCACCGCCTATCAGGGCCCTGTGGTCCTTTGCGCCATGCGCTACGTGCCCGTTTCCGGCCATTTCGAAACCTCCGAAATCACCGCCTATCTGCGCGATTCCAACCGCATGCTGGTCTGGTACATGCCCTTGCGCGATTCGGGCTTTTTCATCCCCTACCGTGTCCTGATGGGCTCAAGCTTTGGCGATATTTCGATGGTTCTGGTCGGTCTCAGCTAA
- the rpmB gene encoding 50S ribosomal protein L28, translating into MARRCELTGKGVLTGNNVSHALNRTRRRFLPNLCDVTLISESLDRSVKLRISASALRTVEHRGGLDAFLLKAKDEDLSVRALGIKKEVRAAIAS; encoded by the coding sequence ATGGCACGGCGCTGTGAACTCACCGGCAAGGGCGTGTTGACCGGCAACAATGTGAGCCATGCGCTCAACCGGACCCGCCGCCGCTTTCTGCCCAATCTTTGCGATGTGACGCTGATCTCGGAATCGCTGGACCGTTCGGTCAAGCTGCGCATTTCCGCTTCCGCGCTGCGCACCGTCGAGCATCGCGGTGGTCTCGATGCTTTCCTTTTGAAGGCCAAGGACGAAGACCTTTCGGTTCGCGCCCTGGGCATCAAGAAGGAAGTTCGCGCCGCGATCGCCAGCTAA
- a CDS encoding VUT family protein, with product MGVRFFWAVLAMAVVVTASNYLVQFPVEASLGAVNLADILTWGAFTYPVAFMVNDLTNRHFGPSAARVVVLVGFAIAVVWSIFLASPRIAIASGSAFLIAQFLDVSIFDRLRAGKWWHAPLISSVLGAVIDTILFFGIAFAAAFAFLDTGLGLDDGSLPFPTPFLSVGPDVPLWVSLAAGDFLVKILVTLVLLVPYKALRRAIPDRVVSVA from the coding sequence ATGGGCGTGCGTTTTTTCTGGGCCGTTCTGGCCATGGCGGTGGTGGTCACCGCATCGAACTATCTCGTTCAGTTTCCCGTTGAAGCCTCGCTCGGCGCGGTCAATCTCGCCGATATTTTGACCTGGGGCGCGTTCACCTATCCGGTGGCCTTTATGGTCAACGATCTGACCAACCGTCATTTCGGGCCCTCGGCGGCGCGGGTGGTGGTGCTTGTGGGCTTTGCCATCGCGGTTGTCTGGAGCATCTTTCTGGCTTCGCCGCGCATTGCGATCGCTTCGGGTTCAGCGTTCCTTATCGCCCAGTTTCTCGACGTTTCGATTTTCGACCGGCTGCGGGCCGGCAAATGGTGGCACGCGCCGCTGATCTCATCTGTCCTGGGTGCGGTGATCGACACGATCCTGTTCTTCGGCATCGCCTTTGCGGCAGCGTTCGCGTTTCTCGATACCGGACTGGGGCTGGACGATGGCTCGCTGCCCTTCCCGACGCCGTTCCTTTCGGTGGGGCCGGACGTGCCGCTCTGGGTGTCGCTGGCGGCCGGTGACTTCCTCGTCAAGATCCTCGTCACCCTTGTGCTGCTGGTACCCTACAAGGCGCTGCGACGGGCCATTCCCGACCGGGTCGTGTCAGTAGCGTAA
- a CDS encoding M42 family metallopeptidase, which yields MNIDLLRALCETPGVPGREHRVRKLIETEIVGLFDEVRTDSMGSLIAVRRSRTEAKNPLKIMLLCHMDEIGFLVTHVSEKGWIHIDNVGGFDPRTLFARRVKVVTPEGDYPGVMNAGGRPLHISSPEDRKKIPAIKEFFVDIGFGAETRSKVRVGDFVVMDEPLVEMGDKIVSKALDNRVACWLGIEAIRALADSGAEHDCEIHVAFTTQEEVGLRGARTAAFAVLPDIGLGIDTTLACDTPGVPENEMVTAQGKGVGLTIKDGSFIADFDLVEEIEALAQKEDIPVQRSILASGGQDAAAAQQAAAGARAVGIVVGTRYIHTVAEMIEKSDLKAALDIIVAYLKAK from the coding sequence ATGAACATCGATCTGCTTCGCGCGCTTTGCGAAACCCCCGGCGTTCCGGGGCGCGAACACCGCGTACGCAAACTCATCGAAACCGAAATCGTTGGATTGTTCGACGAGGTCCGCACCGATTCCATGGGATCGCTGATTGCCGTTCGCCGCTCGCGCACCGAGGCCAAAAACCCGCTCAAGATCATGCTGCTCTGCCACATGGACGAGATCGGGTTCCTCGTCACCCATGTGTCAGAAAAGGGCTGGATCCACATCGACAATGTCGGCGGCTTCGATCCGCGCACCCTCTTCGCGCGCCGCGTCAAGGTCGTAACCCCCGAAGGCGACTATCCCGGTGTCATGAATGCAGGCGGGCGTCCACTGCACATCTCCTCGCCCGAAGACCGCAAAAAGATCCCCGCCATCAAGGAGTTTTTCGTCGATATCGGTTTTGGCGCCGAGACGCGCTCAAAAGTCCGGGTGGGTGATTTTGTCGTCATGGACGAGCCGCTCGTCGAAATGGGCGACAAGATCGTCTCCAAGGCGCTCGACAACCGCGTCGCCTGCTGGCTGGGCATCGAAGCCATCCGCGCGTTGGCCGATAGCGGGGCCGAGCACGATTGCGAAATCCACGTCGCCTTCACCACCCAGGAGGAAGTCGGCCTGCGCGGCGCACGCACAGCCGCCTTTGCGGTCCTGCCCGATATCGGACTGGGCATCGATACAACGCTTGCCTGCGACACACCCGGCGTGCCCGAAAACGAGATGGTCACCGCCCAGGGCAAGGGCGTTGGCCTCACCATAAAAGACGGTTCGTTCATCGCCGATTTCGATCTGGTAGAAGAAATCGAGGCACTGGCGCAAAAGGAAGATATACCCGTCCAGCGCTCCATCCTCGCCTCAGGCGGTCAGGATGCTGCCGCCGCCCAACAAGCCGCAGCCGGGGCTCGCGCCGTGGGCATCGTCGTGGGCACCCGCTACATCCACACGGTTGCCGAAATGATCGAGAAATCCGACCTCAAGGCCGCTCTCGACATCATCGTCGCCTACCTCAAGGCCAAATAA
- a CDS encoding esterase-like activity of phytase family protein produces MLTITLGLAAASASAQSPSVEAIEVSSRPIASFRNAAIGEPVGSLIFEGGLEVTSAHPDFGGISGLAFIDATRFVMVTDQGRFLSGALELADGAPAGLSNVEIDIVRNSSGNPLPNKFSSDSEAIEVVIRNNQPAAVRVGFENLSRIADFNLSDGRPSGPAREIAIPQWLTDLRTNESIESVCIAPPASPIAGSTLIIAEGHQHVSGQWAATLLGNRDRGNLGLAVAPGVNPTDCAFLPDGDLLVLERGLAFLAFSIQIRLIPAAEIRPGATMVGEVILSGSGSAVDNFEGLGVRTLPDGQTRVTIVSDNNFNSFQRTLLLEFSFPD; encoded by the coding sequence TTGCTCACGATAACGCTCGGTCTGGCGGCAGCATCGGCGTCCGCGCAGTCCCCGAGCGTCGAAGCGATCGAGGTTTCCTCCCGACCCATCGCCAGCTTTCGCAATGCTGCGATCGGTGAGCCGGTCGGCAGCCTGATTTTCGAGGGCGGGCTGGAGGTGACCAGCGCCCACCCCGATTTCGGCGGCATTTCCGGCCTTGCCTTTATCGATGCCACCCGCTTCGTGATGGTCACCGATCAGGGGCGCTTCCTCTCGGGCGCGCTCGAGCTGGCCGATGGCGCCCCCGCCGGCCTGTCCAACGTCGAGATCGATATTGTCCGCAATTCCTCGGGCAATCCGCTTCCGAACAAGTTTTCTTCCGATTCCGAAGCCATCGAAGTGGTCATCCGCAACAATCAGCCCGCAGCCGTGCGCGTCGGATTTGAGAACCTGTCGCGGATTGCCGATTTCAACCTCTCAGATGGCCGCCCTTCGGGCCCGGCGCGCGAAATCGCCATTCCCCAATGGCTGACCGATCTGCGCACCAACGAGTCCATCGAATCGGTCTGCATCGCCCCGCCCGCTTCTCCAATAGCCGGCTCGACCCTGATCATAGCCGAGGGCCACCAGCATGTGTCCGGCCAATGGGCCGCGACATTGCTGGGCAATCGTGACCGTGGCAATCTCGGCCTGGCAGTAGCACCCGGCGTCAATCCCACCGATTGCGCCTTCCTGCCCGATGGCGATCTGCTGGTCCTCGAGCGCGGCCTGGCGTTCCTCGCCTTTTCCATACAAATCCGCCTCATCCCCGCCGCTGAGATCCGCCCCGGCGCCACAATGGTCGGCGAGGTGATCCTTTCGGGTTCGGGCAGCGCGGTGGACAATTTCGAGGGATTGGGCGTGCGAACCTTGCCCGACGGCCAAACCCGCGTCACCATCGTCTCTGACAACAATTTCAATTCCTTTCAGCGCACCCTGCTGCTCGAATTTTCCTTTCCCGACTAG